In Oncorhynchus tshawytscha isolate Ot180627B linkage group LG23, Otsh_v2.0, whole genome shotgun sequence, the following proteins share a genomic window:
- the prpf3 gene encoding U4/U6 small nuclear ribonucleoprotein Prp3 has product MSLPKREVEELRPWVERTVKKVLGFSEPTVVTAALHCVGKGLDKRKTTDQLRPFLDESAGGFVERLFEALEESRNSRGNKGAGERNRKRDLKDVFGDEVEVGARRDVPEAGDGVPVKRKRVPRFEEVEEPEVLPAPPTESPGMLTKIQIKQMMEAATRQIEERKKQLSFVPVSSQQRLPLPTPQPDPPFASHLLPAPSAPSSGSAQSIAPSQAATFMNDAIEKARKAAELQARIQSQLAMKPGILGAIGNTGGPHNLVALANLHAMGIAPPKVAEARESNKPAPLILDDMGRTVDASGNEVELTHRMPTLKANIRAVKREQFRQQLKEKPGEDLESTIYFDGRVNIAPAQRAKKGFKFHEQGRFEKIAQRIRTKAQLEKLQTEIAQAAKKTGIQASTKLALFAPKKMLGDGQVPIIEWWDSYILPSNIDLSTETNFVAMELFGVTNLVEHPAQISPPVDTDKPGVTLGVYLTKKEQKKLRRQTRREGQKELQEKVRLGLMPPPEPKVRISNLMRVLGTEAVQDPTKVEAHVRAQMAKRQKAHEEANAARKLTTEQRKEKKVKKLKEDLSLGVHISVYRIRNLHNPAKKFKVEANANQLYLTGTVVLHRDVNMVVVEGGPKAQKKFKRLMLSRIKWEEHNSKRDDPDADDETKKNNRCSLVWEGTAKERNYGEMKFKQCPTENMAREHFKKHGTEHYWDLALSQSVLESTDD; this is encoded by the exons ATGTCTCTTCCTAAACGCGAGGTGGAGGAGCTACGGCCCTGGGTGGAACGGACCGTGAAGAAGGTGCTGGGGTTCTCTGAGCCTACTGTCGTTACTGCAGCCCTGCACTGTGTAGGCAAGggcctggacaagaggaagaccacag ACCAGCTGCGTCCATTCCTGGATGAGTCTGCCGGTGGGTTTGTGGAGAGACTATTTGAGGCCCTGGAGGAGAGCCGTAATTCCCGTGGGAACAAGGGTGCTGGGGAGAGGAACCGCAAGAGAGACCTGAAG GATGTGTTTGGTGATGAGGTGGAGGTGGGTGCGAGGCGGGACGTCCCCGAGGCAGGAGATGGTGTGCCGGTGAAGAGGAAACGTGTCCCCCGCTTCGAGGAGGTGGAGGAACCAGAGGTCCTACCTGCACCCCCTACTGAGAGCCCTGGCATGCTCACTAAGATACAg atCAAACAGATGATGGAAGCTGCCACCagacagatagaggagaggaagaaacagcTGAGCTTCGTCCCAGTGTCTTCCCAGCAG AGGCTGCCCCTGCCCACTCCCCAGCCAGACCCCCCCTTCGCCTCTCATCTTCTCCCcgctccctctgccccctcctcgGGCTCGGCCCAGTCCATCGCTCCCTCCCAGGCAGCTACTTTCATGAACGATGCCATCGAGAAGGCTAGGAAGGCTGCAGAGCTGCAGGCCCGCATCCAGTCGCAGTTAGCCATGAAGCCTGGTATACTGGGAGCCATTGGGAACACTGGAGGACCTCATAACCTGGTGGCGCTGGCCAACCTACACGCCATGGGGATAGCACCACC gaaggtGGCGGAGGCCCGTGAGTCAAACAAGCCGGCCCCTCTGATTCTGGATGATATGGGTCGGACCGTGGATGCCAGCGGCAACGAGGTGGAGCTAACACACCGCATGCCCACCCTCAAAG CTAATATCCGTGCTGTGAAGAGGGAGCAGTTCCGTCAGCAGTTGAAGGAGAAGCCTGGCGAGGACCTGGAGTCCACTATCTACTTTGACGGGCGGGTTAACATAGCACCCGCCCAGCGAGCCAAGAAGGGCTTCAAGTTCCATGAGCAGGGACGCTTTGAGAAGATCGCCCAGAGGATCAGAACTAAG GCCCAGTTGGAGAAGCTGCAGACAGAGATCGCCCAGGCAGCCAAGAAGACTGGGATCCAGGCCTCCACCAAGCTGGCCCTCTTTGCCCCCAAGAAGATGCTGGGGGACGGGCAAGTGCCCATCATTGAGTGGTGGGACTCGTACATCCTCCCCTCCAACATTGACCT ATCCACAGAGACCAATTTTGTGGCGATGGAGTTGTTTGGAGTCACAAACCTGGTGGAGCACCCTGCTCAGATCAGCCCCCCAG tggACACAGACAAGCCAGGAGTGACTCTGGGAGTGTACCTGACTAAGAAGGAACAGAAGAAGCTGAGGAGACAGACTCGtagggagggacagaaagagcTTCAGGAGAAGGTCCGACTGGGGCTCATGCCCCCCCCAGAACCTAAAG TGCGCATTTCTAACCTGATGAGAGTGCTGggtacagaggcagtacaggatCCCACTAAGGTAGAGGCCCACGTCAGAGCACAGATGGCCAAGAGACAGAA GGCCCATGAGGAGGCCAATGCAGCCCGGAAACTCACAACCGagcagagaaaagagaagaaggTGAAGAAGCTGAAAGAGGACCTGAGTCTTGGAGTTCACATCTCAGTCTATAG GATCCGTAACCTCCACAACCCAGCTAAGAAGTTTAAGGTAGAAGCTAACGCCAACCAGCTGTACCTGACGGGCACCGTGGTGCTACACCGAGACGTcaacatggtggtggtggagggag GTCCCAAAGCCCAGAAGAAGTTCAAGAGGCTCATGTTGAGCAGAATCAAATGGGAAGAACACAACTccaagagagatg atCCAGATGCAGACGATGAGACCAAGAAGAACAACAGATGCAGCCTGGTCTGGGAG ggcACAGCTAAGGAGCGTAACTACGGGGAGATGAAGTTTAAGCAGTGTCCTACAGAgaacatggctagagaacactTTAAGAAGCACGGAACAGAACACTACTGGGACCTGGCTCTGAGCCAGAGCGTGCTGGAGAGCACTGATGACTGA